A genomic window from Maylandia zebra isolate NMK-2024a linkage group LG20, Mzebra_GT3a, whole genome shotgun sequence includes:
- the LOC101487578 gene encoding isocitrate dehydrogenase [NAD] subunit gamma, mitochondrial isoform X2 — protein sequence MAIRRNGVALKGNIETNHNLPPSHKSRNSLLRTTLDLYASVMHSQSLPGVRTHHRNIDIITIRENTEGEYSSLEHESVPGVVECLKIITRTKSLRIADYAFRTAREKGRRRVTAIHKANIMKLGDGLFLEWCKEVASGYPEITFNSMIVDNTTMQLVSRPQQFDVMVMPNLYGNVVSNVCAGLVGGPGLVPGANYGENYAVFETGTRNTGKSIANKNTANPTAMLLASCLLLDHLKLHGYASMIRKAILSTITDSQLHTADLGGKGSTSEMVQSIMDAIQSSGPRTQRH from the exons gaAATATTGAGACCAACCACAACCTGCCACCTTCCCATAAGTCCCGAAATAGCCTCCTCCG TACCACTCTGGATCTGTACGCCAGTGTGATGCACAGCCAGTCCCTGCCAGGAGTGAGGACGCACCACAGAAACATCGACATCATAACAATCAGGGAAAACACGGAGGGCGAGTACAGCAGCCTGGAGCATGag AGTGTACCAGGCGTCGTCGAATGTCTGAAGATCATCACCAGGACCAAATCTTTACGCATCGCCGACTACGCCTTCAGGACAGCTCGAGAGAAAGGACGCAGACGAGTCACCGCCATCCACAAAGCTAACATCAT GAAGTTGGGCGACGGCCTCTTCCTGGAGTGGTGTAAAGAGGTGGCCAGTGGTTACCCTGAAATCACCTTCAACAGCATGATTGTGGATAACACAACCATGCAG ctgGTTTCCAGGCCTCAGCAGTTTGATGTGATGGTCATGCCTAACCTTTATGGCAACGTTGTGAGCAACGTGTGTGCCGGCCTGGTGGGTGGACCCGGCCTGGTGCCTGGAGCCAACTACGGAGAAAACTACGCTGTGTTTGAGACG GGCACCAGGAATACTGGGAAGAGCATCGCTAACAAGAACACGGCAAACCCCACGGCCATGCTGCTGGCCTCCTGCCTCCTGCTGGATCACCTTAAGCTCCACGGCTACGCCAGCATGATCCGCAAAGCCATCCTCTCTACAATCACCGATTCCCAG CTGCACACTGCTGATCTGGGAGGTAAGGGCTCCACATCTGAAATGGTCCAGTCCATCATGGATGCAATCCAGAGCAGTGGACCTCGCACACAGAGACACTAG